One Chitinophagaceae bacterium C216 genomic window carries:
- the bacG gene encoding NADPH-dependent reductase BacG, whose translation MNIVLKGRKALVGGASQGLGKAIAMQLAASGASVTIVARNEEKLKKVLQELPVTEEQQHGYIVADFSDYGRYKAIMNDYFSSHSVDILINNTNGPKAGTVSEQTDADYQAAFSLLFQTVQYTTSLALQAMKEKQYGRIINLTSRTVKEPADNLALSNTIRAAVVAWGKTLARDVGKYNITVNNILTGNFDTERLRELFTLQAQAQNTTLEAITQKAEADIPLQRLGKPEELASLVTFLASEQASYITGTSIPVDGGLLKSI comes from the coding sequence ATGAATATTGTTTTAAAAGGCCGTAAAGCTTTAGTGGGAGGAGCTAGCCAAGGGTTAGGAAAAGCTATTGCTATGCAGCTTGCAGCCAGCGGTGCATCGGTAACCATTGTGGCGCGCAATGAGGAAAAACTCAAAAAGGTGTTGCAAGAACTTCCCGTGACAGAAGAACAGCAACACGGATATATTGTTGCAGACTTTTCAGACTACGGGCGCTATAAAGCTATCATGAATGACTACTTCAGCAGTCATAGTGTTGATATCCTAATAAACAACACCAATGGTCCTAAAGCCGGAACCGTTAGTGAGCAAACCGATGCTGACTACCAAGCAGCCTTTTCGTTACTTTTCCAAACAGTGCAGTACACTACCAGCCTAGCATTGCAAGCCATGAAGGAAAAGCAGTACGGCCGTATTATTAACCTCACCTCACGCACTGTAAAAGAGCCGGCCGACAATCTGGCCTTATCCAATACCATCCGTGCTGCTGTAGTAGCCTGGGGTAAAACACTAGCACGCGATGTTGGCAAATACAACATTACCGTAAACAATATTCTCACTGGTAATTTTGATACCGAAAGACTGAGAGAATTGTTCACACTACAAGCTCAGGCGCAAAATACCACCCTCGAAGCTATTACACAAAAAGCCGAGGCCGACATCCCACTGCAAAGACTTGGCAAGCCCGAAGAACTTGCCAGTTTAGTAACATTCTTGGCATCAGAACAAGCTTCTTATATCACAGGAACCAGTATTCCGGTAGATGGAGGACTTTTAAAATCAATATAA
- the aarA gene encoding Rhomboid protease AarA, producing the protein MIPIGDDNTGRTITPFINYLLIIINVVVFIFAQRLGSNEAFLMSYALIPEEILTGRDIVGGGLLHTPINIYGTIFTAMFMHGSIAHIIGNMLYLSIFGDNLENAMGHLRYLIFYLLCGVLASAAHVFMAYYTHCGLYIPCIGASGAISGVLGGYMILFPRNSIRMFVFPFVIRVNAFIALGLWIALQVLEGMGNLGREGGGVAYAAHVGGFLAGLLLVRFFATTPHPKTKYRRY; encoded by the coding sequence ATGATTCCTATTGGAGATGATAACACCGGTCGTACTATAACTCCGTTCATTAATTATTTGCTTATTATCATTAACGTGGTCGTTTTCATATTTGCCCAAAGATTAGGTTCCAACGAGGCGTTTCTGATGAGCTACGCACTTATTCCTGAAGAAATACTTACAGGAAGAGATATTGTAGGAGGTGGTCTTTTGCATACTCCCATCAACATATATGGCACCATATTCACTGCAATGTTCATGCACGGTAGTATTGCCCATATTATAGGTAATATGTTATATCTCTCGATTTTTGGCGATAATCTGGAAAACGCCATGGGACATTTACGCTATCTTATTTTTTATCTATTATGCGGCGTGTTGGCATCCGCAGCCCATGTATTTATGGCCTACTATACTCATTGTGGTCTGTATATTCCCTGTATTGGCGCTTCGGGTGCTATATCGGGCGTCTTGGGAGGTTATATGATATTGTTTCCCCGCAATAGTATTCGCATGTTCGTTTTTCCCTTTGTTATAAGGGTGAATGCTTTTATAGCACTAGGACTGTGGATAGCCCTACAAGTGTTAGAAGGTATGGGCAACTTGGGTAGAGAAGGCGGCGGAGTAGCTTATGCAGCCCATGTAGGTGGTTTTCTAGCAGGATTGCTGCTGGTACGTTTTTTCGCTACTACTCCTCATCCCAAAACTAAGTACAGACGCTATTAG
- the dnaJ_1 gene encoding Chaperone protein DnaJ, with the protein MTVDYYEILQISPTATLAEIKTAYRRLAHLYHPDKNPGNKRAQAHFELIKEAYEILSNPANKEQYLQDRWLAKAQGNPFQNAIITPENILTEVLDTSTRLSYIDQYRMNKEGVKTELLELLSDRNITILQEHNEISINDAIVSEFLRIINILPAVDELALLERVRLIPSNHTETLKKRENTLQSNMFWENWKPAFILLMVILLCLLIWSNAIR; encoded by the coding sequence ATGACCGTTGATTATTACGAAATATTACAAATATCTCCTACCGCCACATTGGCTGAAATCAAAACAGCCTATAGAAGACTAGCACATCTTTATCATCCTGATAAAAATCCGGGTAATAAAAGAGCTCAGGCGCATTTTGAACTGATTAAAGAAGCTTACGAAATACTGTCTAATCCAGCTAATAAAGAACAATATTTACAGGATAGATGGCTTGCCAAAGCACAAGGTAATCCCTTTCAAAATGCGATTATCACCCCCGAAAACATCCTTACCGAAGTACTGGATACCAGTACCCGGCTAAGTTATATTGACCAGTATCGCATGAATAAAGAAGGCGTTAAAACCGAACTGCTTGAATTGTTATCCGATAGAAACATAACGATATTACAGGAGCACAATGAGATTTCCATTAATGACGCAATCGTGAGTGAATTTTTACGAATCATCAATATTTTGCCTGCAGTAGATGAGCTTGCTTTATTAGAAAGGGTACGCTTAATTCCTTCTAATCATACCGAAACGCTTAAAAAAAGAGAAAACACACTGCAATCAAATATGTTTTGGGAAAACTGGAAGCCTGCTTTCATTTTATTGATGGTAATTTTACTGTGCCTGCTTATCTGGAGTAATGCTATCCGATAA
- the uxuA gene encoding Mannonate dehydratase, with protein MSYKMIQTMRWYGPNDVVSLSDILQAGATGVVTALHHIPVGEVWTSEEIQKRKKIIEDAGLTWDVVESLPVHEDIKKRDGNYKTWIENYKISLKNLAENDIRVVTYNFMPVLDWVRTNLDYPTETGALCLRFGWKEFIAFDVFILKRAGAENDYDEAAVKKAKKFFDGLSLNEIEKLKVSCLMGLPGSDGLFTTEEVLSLLNEYGKISPEQLQQNLFDFLNEITPTAEEYGVQLAIHPDDPPYPILGLPRIMSTDAHIEALFKNVPSKSAGLCFCTGSYGARRDNDLLAMIKKYGDRVYFLHLRSTEVDEEGNFFEANHLEGKGNLIEIIHYVTQLQQEQQRRIPMRPDHGHQMLDDLNKKTYPGYSAIGRLKGLAEIRGVEEAIHKLKL; from the coding sequence ATGAGTTATAAGATGATTCAGACCATGCGTTGGTATGGTCCTAACGATGTTGTTTCGCTAAGCGACATTCTGCAGGCAGGAGCCACCGGAGTTGTTACAGCGCTACACCATATTCCCGTGGGCGAGGTATGGACTTCAGAAGAAATTCAGAAAAGAAAAAAAATTATTGAAGATGCCGGCCTTACTTGGGATGTGGTGGAAAGCTTGCCTGTACACGAGGATATCAAAAAAAGAGACGGGAATTACAAAACCTGGATCGAGAACTACAAAATCAGCCTGAAAAATCTGGCTGAAAATGATATTCGTGTAGTTACTTACAACTTTATGCCGGTGCTGGATTGGGTAAGAACCAATCTGGACTATCCTACAGAAACAGGAGCCCTCTGTTTGCGTTTCGGATGGAAAGAGTTCATTGCATTTGATGTCTTTATACTGAAACGCGCCGGGGCGGAAAACGATTACGACGAAGCTGCCGTAAAAAAGGCTAAAAAATTCTTTGACGGCCTTAGCTTGAATGAAATTGAAAAGCTGAAAGTTTCCTGTTTAATGGGGCTTCCGGGATCCGATGGTCTGTTTACTACCGAGGAAGTGTTATCGCTTTTAAACGAGTACGGAAAAATATCTCCCGAACAACTACAGCAAAATCTATTCGACTTTCTGAATGAAATTACGCCTACAGCCGAAGAGTACGGAGTGCAACTGGCAATTCATCCCGATGATCCTCCCTATCCGATATTGGGATTGCCGCGTATCATGAGCACTGATGCACATATTGAAGCGTTATTTAAAAATGTGCCTTCCAAAAGTGCAGGGCTCTGTTTCTGTACAGGATCCTATGGAGCCCGTAGGGATAATGACCTGCTGGCAATGATAAAAAAATATGGAGATAGGGTGTACTTCCTACACTTGCGCAGTACCGAGGTGGATGAGGAAGGCAATTTCTTCGAAGCAAACCACCTTGAAGGTAAAGGCAATCTTATCGAGATTATCCATTATGTAACGCAATTACAGCAGGAGCAACAGCGCCGCATTCCCATGCGCCCCGATCACGGCCATCAGATGTTGGACGACTTGAATAAAAAAACCTATCCTGGATATTCAGCTATAGGTAGATTAAAAGGGTTGGCAGAAATACGAGGCGTGGAAGAAGCTATTCATAAATTAAAGCTGTAG